The following proteins are encoded in a genomic region of Treponema primitia ZAS-1:
- the gltA gene encoding NADPH-dependent glutamate synthase, translated as MSGENKTKEQLTKEAETLLKPFLARKAAGEKIGPKDRMAIPSQDMPAQDPIARGKNVAEVAEGYGEAQARLEAERCLGCKNQPCVNGCPVQVPIPRFIAEIQNGDFKAAVDIVKETNLLPAVCGRVCPQEKQCQSECTLGKSLKDVNKSVAIGRLERFVADWERANNKVTIPTVKPKTGKKVAVVGSGPAGLTVAADTAREGHEVAVFEAFHKTGGVMVYGIPEFRLPKAIVQAEVDGLKKMGVDIETNFLVGRTRTIRELLDDDKYDAVFVGTGAGLPKFMGIPGENFVGVVSANEYLTRSNLMKAYDPSKAATPMYQSKIATVIGGGNVAMDAARMALRLGAEQVHVIYRRTREEMPARGEEVGHAMEEGIIFDFLRNPTRILGNEQGRVSGLELLKYELGEPDASGRRSPVAIKGSEYVFDCDLVIVALGNESNPLISRTTAALNVDKKGRITVEGESQQTSLERVYAGGDIVLGAATVILAMGEGRRAAASINKQLAN; from the coding sequence ATGAGTGGAGAGAATAAAACGAAGGAACAACTTACGAAAGAGGCGGAAACACTCTTAAAACCCTTCCTTGCCCGGAAGGCTGCGGGTGAAAAGATAGGTCCCAAGGATCGAATGGCCATTCCTTCCCAGGATATGCCTGCCCAGGACCCAATAGCGCGGGGTAAAAATGTGGCGGAAGTGGCCGAAGGGTATGGTGAAGCCCAGGCCCGGCTGGAAGCGGAACGCTGTCTGGGCTGCAAGAACCAGCCCTGCGTAAACGGCTGCCCGGTCCAGGTACCCATCCCCCGGTTTATCGCGGAAATTCAGAACGGCGATTTCAAGGCGGCGGTGGATATTGTCAAGGAAACCAACCTGCTTCCGGCGGTGTGCGGCCGGGTCTGCCCCCAGGAAAAACAATGCCAGAGCGAATGTACCCTGGGAAAGAGCCTTAAGGATGTGAATAAATCGGTGGCCATAGGCCGACTGGAACGGTTTGTGGCGGACTGGGAACGGGCCAATAACAAGGTTACCATCCCCACCGTAAAGCCCAAGACCGGAAAAAAGGTCGCCGTGGTCGGTTCCGGTCCTGCGGGGCTTACGGTGGCTGCGGATACTGCCCGGGAAGGCCACGAGGTGGCGGTTTTCGAAGCTTTCCACAAAACCGGCGGGGTTATGGTCTATGGTATTCCCGAATTCCGGCTTCCCAAGGCCATAGTTCAGGCCGAAGTTGACGGCCTTAAGAAAATGGGCGTTGATATCGAGACCAACTTCCTGGTAGGCCGGACTCGGACCATCCGGGAACTCCTGGATGATGATAAGTACGATGCGGTGTTTGTCGGTACCGGCGCGGGACTTCCCAAATTCATGGGTATCCCTGGGGAGAACTTTGTGGGCGTGGTGAGCGCCAACGAGTACCTTACCCGGTCAAATTTGATGAAGGCCTATGACCCCTCAAAGGCCGCCACCCCCATGTACCAGTCTAAGATTGCCACGGTTATTGGCGGGGGAAATGTCGCCATGGACGCCGCCCGCATGGCCCTGCGGCTCGGGGCCGAGCAGGTCCACGTCATCTACCGCCGGACCAGGGAAGAAATGCCCGCCCGGGGTGAAGAGGTGGGGCACGCCATGGAGGAGGGCATCATTTTTGACTTCCTCAGGAATCCTACCCGTATCCTGGGGAATGAACAGGGCAGGGTAAGCGGTCTTGAATTGCTCAAGTACGAGCTTGGGGAGCCCGATGCCTCGGGCCGCCGCAGTCCCGTGGCCATCAAAGGTTCGGAATACGTCTTTGACTGCGACCTGGTGATCGTTGCCCTGGGGAATGAGTCAAACCCCCTGATCAGCCGGACCACCGCCGCCCTGAATGTCGATAAAAAGGGCCGTATCACCGTGGAAGGGGAATCCCAACAGACCTCCCTGGAAAGGGTGTACGCCGGGGGCGACATAGTCCTGGGGGCCGCTACGGTAATTCTCGC